CACTAACAACTTTGGTGGACCCATTATTCTTCACAAATGACGGGATGGATTAAACTCGGGAGCCCCAAGTCAATAAATTCCACCAACGCAAAACAGCAGGATTGATCTGGActtcctcctcaccctgaaACGCCTCATGTGTAAAAAGTCTGCTATTGTATCTTGTTATTGACAGACTCACATTTTAAGGGCAAAAAGCAGAAATGTATCTGCGATGATGAGCATCATGGACCAATCGGAGGGAGGTATCGTTGTATCATTCTACATAAAGCTAAGGATGCGTTGAATAGAATTTTAGGCCTTTACGACCAATACAAGCCTACGATCTACCAAAAGGCAAGTAGCTTCTCTTTTTACATGTAGCTTAGAGGCAGCTTTGTCTCGACTTTACTGtttgcaaatgtattaaaattcAAATGATTGTTCAACGTTAAGAGAGCGATCTCCAGCTTGATCACATGGCCAGAACAAAAAAAGTCTACTTGGTATTTTTGGTTCATGTTTTCACGAAAGATTTGTTTAAGTCCTTTTAAAATTAGTGGTACAATGTGGTTACATTGCTAGACAGTCATTGCACTTAAattaatatacataataataaaaaacatatcgGCTACTTATCAACAACACATACTTAAGAATAATGAAGACTAGAAAATATTGCTGCACTCTACTGGTATGAATTTAATAAGCACatcttttttgttctcattgcACTTTTAGAACTTATatctgtttatatttttatttcaaacattacGATTTGCTGTATATATGTACACGTTcctatatatttctttttttatcccaATGCAGCAAATCCATCATAGTTTCTTCATGAATGTCTACATGTAAAATCTTCTAAGTACATGTTTGCAACactatatgaatatgaatgttgttaATGATGACAAAAACCTTTACGATGTACTATGCAATAAACAATTATGATGTGTTATACACCCATTATTTAATCACACCTATTTATTGTGTTGGGTGATTAGTTAGATAGAACGGGGTTTTGATTTACGGTGAGCTAGCTTTTTGCTTCTTTTATCGCTAGCTTGTTAGGTATGTGCTGTTGttatgctaatgctaacaggtGGGCGCATAGCGTGAGGCGGATATTAATCAAGTAGAGAGTGACGACATCAGCCAATTATAGGAAGGGGCGTCATTTTCCAGCTCATTTAACGTCATCAGCTGCACAGGTGAGTCTGCCGGAGGTGAGTGGCGGTAGCTCGGGAAAGCGAACGCTAGCTTAAATGTTAGCACCGTAGCTCCTGGACCGAGACATTAGCCACTAGTTGAAAGAGTTTCTGCTGAAGCCGTCGTCGTTAAAACCGCCATGTCAGAGAAGGCTCCCCTCCTACATTACCGACTCACCACCAGTGGCCCGGAGCCGACGGACGGTTCCAAACACGGCCGAGCCAAGGTGGGCAGGGGCGGCCGAGGGTCCGGGGAGAAACCCGCCCGAAAGCTCGGTGTGGTGTTCGGAGTGATCACACCGACTCTGTTGTCCATGTTCAGCGTCGTCGTGTTTCTGCGAGTAGGTGAGTACGAGGGGGGGGACTCTTTAACGACTCACTTTAACACTTAGAAAAACACTAAGTCTAGTTTAAAAAACCTTGGCTTGATTTGACTCAGGTAAACCGCAGACAGAAGTGTTAGCTGTTGACTAAATTCATGTAGGGCAAAGGTGAGCCATTGAATTTGAAGCTGCATCTAACAAAGGCAATTTCCAATGCTGCTTAACGTGCACGTTGTTTTCTGACGATTAGTCGATTTTCTGTCATTCGATCAATCAACCAATTGTTGCAGCATTAGATTGGATAAAATACAATCAGTTTAGAAAGTTCTTATTCAAACTTTTGCGTTGCTTACTTTTTCAAAGGCTGTAGCTGGAATTTTTCTCACTGGTTTAAAGTAttgtttgtaaatgttattttgaaaattatGTATGTCAGTACAATACTTTCAGGTTGTGTATTTGGGTCAATTCAAATTGGTCCAACTGAAGATTTTTCTTTATGTAAAGAGCTGTAAGCAAATACGTTAAATATTTCTTTGCGAAATGACTGAAGTAATAGATTTTTCACACTGTCTATATGATGTAAAAGAATTACAGAGATCATCAGAGATTTTCTAAACGATGGTAAAGCTtcattataaaaacatgtattaaatGCATCAATTGCATTATAAATTCAAGATGTCCTCCCTCTGCTTCCAGGATTTGTTGTGGGACAAGCAGGGCTCTATCAGTCTATTGCCATGTTCCTGGTGGCCTACATCATTATCACCATGACTGTGCTCTCTGTGTGCGCCATCTCCACCAATGGGGCTTTGGATGCTGGAGGTGCCTACTGTATCCTTGGTTGCAGAGAGACTTGGCCTGAATCTTAAAAGCTTCACTTGTGAATCTGACTTGTGGTTGAACTTTATTAGGTGAGATGTGGTGTCCGGTCTTTGTTTAACTTGGCTCCCCAGACATGATCAGCCGAGCCCTGGGTCCCGAGTTTGGTGGCAGCATCGGGATCATGTTCTTCTTTGCCAACGTGTGTGGCAGTGCTCTCTATGTTTTGGGTCTGGTTGAGGCTATTATGTCTGTCTTTGGCATCCCAGAAGGTGAGGTCCATCAGACGCAGTGAGACAGTCAGGCATGCAAGTATATTGATGTATCAGATAACGCTGGTTTCTTGTCCTTTCTCAGAGGGGGGTGCAGCTTCTGCAGGTCCACATCAGGTGCTGCCTTCAGGATACTTGTGGTCTGTGCTTTATGGCACTGGCCTGCTCTTCTTGTGTTTCCTTGTCTGCTTGGTGAgatgtcattattttcattatactTAATTCTTGTAAATGAAGATACATTTTTGTCAGCAGTATATTAAGATATATGCCACTAATGCCTCAATGCATTATGTTTGTCTTCACAGGTGGGAGCCCACATCTATGCCAAAGCCGCCTTTATAATTTTCATCATAGTCACAACAGTGCTTGTGTCCATTTTCATCAGTTTCTTCATTGTTAGGCCTGTTGGGTTGGTTTTGCCTGATACATCTGTTAACAGCACCAGCCTGACGATAGCCAATTTTACTGGATTCCGACTCCACACCTTGCAGAGTAACCTCTTGCGTAAGTGTTGGATATGTTGCTGTTATTGTTATAAAAGTAATGGCTACATATTTTACAGTCTTTGAAAGTCTTTTCAAACAATGTGACACCtgtataaaaaaacatgcaatatCAGCTCTGGTTAGTTGGTTCATAACATTCATCTTTTCAAGGAGAACCCACCAAAATGAATTAGTGATCTGATGGGCCATAGCTCCCTGTTTGCACAGGTGAACTCTGACATGTATGAATGATCAGGTCTCCTGTCACTCCCTCCAGCCAGTTACACAGTGGACTACACCACCGGTGCCATGATGAATTTTGCCACAGTGTTTGCTGTCATGTTCAATGGTTGCACTGGAATAATGGCAGGCTCCAACATGTCGGGTAAGAGTGTTTAAAATCAtatcaataaatgtgttttggagAGGCCATACAAAGTTGTTGTCTTTTGCCGTTATACACCACTTCAAAAAGGAAGGGACCACAACTTAAGTCAGCAAAGCCTGTGGTGGTATCCCTACCTCCTCTCCAAATCAGTTGATCTACCCTCATATACCCCTTTACCACACAGTGAACTGAGTACTACTGCTGGGCTGGTGGTAAAGTAGAGGCCAAAACTAAAGATGCATTCCTGTCCTATTGTGAAGTACAAACTTATGCAAGTCTGCAACATTTGGTCTGGGGACTTTTAACTGTGATACAAAAATATGCTTCTGTCATGTGTTTTGCAGGGGACTTGAAAAACCCCAGCTATTCTATCCCAAGAGGAACAATTGCAGCTGTCCTTATAACGTTCATCACATACAATCTGCTGAGTCTTCTGGCTGCTTGGTCCTGTGACCGGTaagtcacacatgcacacatagtCAAAGACACTTGAATAGAATTAgcacaaataagataaaacgtAACTCGAAGCTTTCTATTGGTGCAAAGTGTCTGATTATGGAAGTCATGTGCATCAAAGCCTGATCTGTAATTAACATGACCTCCGTGGTAAATAAGTATTTGCATTGGAATATTTTTGCTGTCTTTTTCAAAGTTGGATTATTTTAGTTGAAGTTTAAGATTATGCTCAACGGTTCAAGTTCCCTGAATGTAATCacaatcaatatttatttaaaatgttattaacaCAGATAATCCTCagaatacattttctattgtccacaatttatttcaaatttttttttttttctgtcattcgTAGTTGCCTGCTCCAAAAAGACTACAGTTTTCTGGGAGACATCAATATATGGTCTCCCATGGTGACAGTCGGTGTTTACTCCTCCACTATGTCTGCTGCCATGAGTAATCTGATCGGAGCTTCCAGGATCCTTTATGCTTTGGCCAAAGACAACCTGTTTGGTGAGACTCTTGCTCATGTGTCTAGCtgcacacattttttaatttgtctaaTGGTTGTTTTTCCCATCTTTATTTAAGATTGAGAGAGCGACTTGTAGATTTCACCATGTCAGCTGTCACTTGTCAGCTGACATGGCCCCGGACCCTTTCTGTAGTGAGGCATTACATTTGTAATCTTGCTTGTTCAGGTTATGATCAGGACTATATAGTTGATCCAGTGTACATGACCGCAACTCCAGCTGGTCTTCTACAAAGCTGAGTCAACCTTTTTAATAATCAGCAATCTGTTGAAAGAGGCTTCCATCTGAAATGTGAGACACTGACCCTTGTTATTAATTTCATCATGTCTCATTTTCCTGGTGTATATTAACTTAGAAAGTATCATTTGACAGCAGATGGCTCGCAGTGTTTTTCTCAGAAGAAAAGTCCCCTCATTGTGGGTTTGGCTCATTGTGGGATGACTCAGTTGTTTATTTGAGTCAAGATGATGAGCAATAACAGACCGAGTGATTTTTGTATCTGTACAGGTGGCGTCCTGGCTCTGGCGAGGAAAACATCTCGGAGTGGGAACCCCTGGGTCTCAGTGCTCGTCTCCTGGTTGCTTGTACAGGTGGGATTATTACACTGATGTCACTTCCCTTGCCCTCGTCTTCAACCACTCCCTGTTTATGTAGCTCTATCATATGTTTGGTTGGTGACCTAGTTAAAAACTTCGGATTGTGACATTAATCAGTCACCatctaaatataatgtatatagtTTTGTGCCATTATGCATTAAGAAATATCAGTGATGCCAGGTCAGAATAATTTCATAATACAAGGTGTTAAAAATTCTAATATTGTATATTCAGAACTTTAAGCCTTAAATAGTCTGAATTAGCAGTAGACCATCTAAGTTGATGCCAGATATCGAGCCTCTGATCTGCTTTGTATTGGCTGAACATTTGTCAGGTGAATGAAACTAAACTAGGGCTGCAGCTATCAATTTTTTTAGTAATCATGTATTCTATAAGATATTCAATCAGATCAAAAATAGCCAGAGTAAATAtacaaaagaggaaagaaatactaaaataaacaaCTAACTCTACAGCTTGAAAGATGTCTGTTATTCAAGAatattgatgagacatttttcacttttcattgtGGCTTAACTGGTGCTTTGAATCAAGTATAAGC
Above is a window of Hippoglossus hippoglossus isolate fHipHip1 chromosome 17, fHipHip1.pri, whole genome shotgun sequence DNA encoding:
- the LOC117778500 gene encoding solute carrier family 12 member 9-like isoform X4, with protein sequence MSEKAPLLHYRLTTSGPEPTDGSKHGRAKVGRGGRGSGEKPARKLGVVFGVITPTLLSMFSVVVFLRVGFVVGQAGLYQSIAMFLVAYIIITMTVLSVCAISTNGALDAGGAYYMISRALGPEFGGSIGIMFFFANVCGSALYVLGLVEAIMSVFGIPEEGGAASAGPHQVLPSGYLWSVLYGTGLLFLCFLVCLVGAHIYAKAAFIIFIIVTTVLVSIFISFFIVRPVGLVLPDTSVNSTSLTIANFTGFRLHTLQSNLLPSYTVDYTTGAMMNFATVFAVMFNGCTGIMAGSNMSGDLKNPSYSIPRGTIAAVLITFITYNLLSLLAAWSCDRCLLQKDYSFLGDINIWSPMVTVGVYSSTMSAAMSNLIGASRILYALAKDNLFGGVLALARKTSRSGNPWVSVLVSWLLVQVVLFAGKLNTIAGIVTIFFLLVYAAVNLACLALEWASAPNFRPSFRCFTWHTCTLGIIGCLVMMFLISAIYAFASIAFMLLLLMLIHYLGPISNWGYISQALIFHQVRKYLLMLDVRKDHVKFWRPQLLLMVANPRSSTGLMTFINDLKKSGLYVLGHVKLGLLDGLPSDPLQSCYESWLSLVDHLNIKAFVNLTLADSVRHGVQNLLFITGFGRWNAAKHHCLGFL